The Candidatus Nanogingivalaceae bacterium DNA segment ATCTTTGCAGCAAACTATAGAAAGAAATGTAACTGCAACTATTAAGCAAACGTAAAAAATAACTAGCCCAGAAAAATCCATTTTAAACTCAATTTGTGCGCCTTTGATTTTCGAAAACCAGTCTATAATAAAGATCGAATATTTCAAAATTAAATCCGAAATAAACCCGAAGAATTGGGCGAGGGGTGAAAATAAAGAAGAAACTCCCGTTAAGAATACAAAAAGCATTGCAATTGGCACGAACGGCAAAACTAACATATTCGCGATTATTGATACTATACTTACTGCGCCAAAATTAAAAATTATCAGAGGTAGAGTTACTATTTGGGCGCTAAAGGTTTCGAAAAATAGCTTAAGTGCAGCATTTAGCTTTTGTGAATTTTCGAAAAAATATTCTTGCAAAAGTGGCGACACGATCAGCACTCCAAAAAACGATGCAAAAGATAGCTGCCACCCCAAGTTTAATAAGTTCGCAGGACTAATTATTACTGTTATTGCAGCAACTAAAATAATCAAAAAATAAGAATGAGTTCTTCGTCCAAAATACCACAAAAGTAAACCAATAGCTGAAACTATTCCCGCACGTGTCATTGAAGGAGTAAATCCAACAATTAATACAAACCCAAAAACCAATAGTAACGCTAAAAATAAAGCAATTTTTCGCGAAAATCGATTAAGCACCT contains these protein-coding regions:
- a CDS encoding ComEC/Rec2 family competence protein; this encodes MYIRILEDPDSKSNDEVSLRGEVEEISNKKSRGKIFVNIKTQKKLRRSDKILVKGKISKGFGDFSISLKRGKLVKIIPQSDLVRDLRDSFADGIRKFIPSPEVDLGLGYLLGQKNSLPEQLTKALTITALTHIVVASGYNLTVLASAAQKVLNRFSRKIALFLALLLVFGFVLIVGFTPSMTRAGIVSAIGLLLWYFGRRTHSYFLIILVAAITVIISPANLLNLGWQLSFASFFGVLIVSPLLQEYFFENSQKLNAALKLFFETFSAQIVTLPLIIFNFGAVSIVSIIANMLVLPFVPIAMLFVFLTGVSSLFSPLAQFFGFISDLILKYSIFIIDWFSKIKGAQIEFKMDFSGLVIFYVCLIVAVTFLSIVCCKDRRRNIENTLSE